The Nostoc sp. 'Lobaria pulmonaria (5183) cyanobiont' genome window below encodes:
- a CDS encoding DUF7734 family protein produces the protein MNSIGKRLEQYTAKRTKEVLIVTVEIADEQDTIAIFKGFSSSLMRPTAFDADVPVLPDGANILNIDRVASPYNPEVPRYIQQGLSWEAMEALLLEVGV, from the coding sequence ATGAATTCCATTGGCAAGCGACTGGAACAATACACCGCTAAACGCACCAAAGAAGTCCTAATTGTAACGGTGGAAATTGCCGATGAGCAAGATACAATTGCTATTTTCAAAGGCTTTTCCAGTTCTTTGATGCGCCCAACGGCATTTGATGCAGATGTACCAGTTCTACCAGATGGGGCAAACATCCTCAACATTGACCGAGTAGCGAGTCCTTACAATCCTGAAGTACCCCGTTATATTCAACAAGGACTCTCTTGGGAAGCTATGGAAGCTTTATTATTAGAAGTAGGTGTTTGA
- the cbiD gene encoding cobalt-precorrin-5B (C(1))-methyltransferase CbiD yields the protein MSRSGYTLPVFACAAAVAALRWLHDRKPLTLASIDLIEPAQIVEIPIEQVAGLSENTALAIARSDPGDNLDLTKDTPIWALVEWREEGEVIIIKGGEGIGRQLNADDKPAIYAYAQRLLQENLQRMLAPGEKITVTIILPEGRSLAVRTSNSAFGVVEGLSLLGTTGISQPLSTPDQLAVFRAELQNKASSFESLVFCIGENGLDLARKLGINPEQLVKTANWLGPMLVEADVLGVKEILLFGYHGKLMKLAGGIFHTHHYLADGRREILAAHCAIAGLKSPDIQAVFNSATAEAALTHLKSLDAETGSDWVNKVYSAIAETIDVRAQEYIQSHSESGKKVTVCGSILFDRDRKIIVKSKTAGLLMGKLC from the coding sequence ATGTCTCGTTCTGGATACACACTCCCGGTATTTGCGTGCGCTGCTGCTGTTGCAGCTTTACGCTGGTTACACGATCGCAAACCCCTAACTTTAGCATCTATAGATTTGATTGAACCCGCTCAAATCGTAGAAATCCCCATTGAACAGGTAGCAGGACTATCTGAGAATACAGCTTTAGCGATCGCTCGCAGCGATCCTGGTGATAATCTTGACCTGACCAAAGATACACCGATTTGGGCATTGGTGGAATGGAGGGAAGAGGGTGAGGTAATAATTATTAAAGGTGGGGAAGGGATTGGTAGGCAATTAAACGCTGATGACAAGCCAGCTATTTATGCTTATGCTCAAAGGCTGTTGCAAGAGAATTTGCAACGAATGCTAGCACCGGGGGAAAAAATCACGGTGACGATTATTCTACCTGAAGGGCGATCGCTTGCTGTTAGAACTTCAAATTCTGCCTTTGGTGTGGTTGAAGGACTTTCCCTTTTAGGCACAACCGGTATTTCTCAACCCTTAAGTACACCAGATCAGCTTGCCGTTTTTCGGGCGGAATTACAAAATAAAGCCAGTAGTTTTGAGAGTTTAGTATTTTGTATCGGCGAGAATGGCCTAGATTTGGCGCGTAAACTAGGGATTAATCCCGAACAATTGGTCAAAACTGCTAACTGGCTGGGCCCAATGTTAGTAGAAGCTGATGTGCTGGGTGTAAAAGAAATCTTATTATTTGGCTATCACGGTAAGCTAATGAAACTGGCTGGAGGGATTTTTCACACCCATCACTACTTGGCTGATGGACGGCGGGAAATTTTGGCAGCGCACTGTGCGATCGCAGGTTTAAAATCACCAGATATCCAAGCTGTGTTTAACAGTGCAACTGCTGAAGCAGCACTAACACACTTAAAATCGCTAGATGCTGAAACTGGTAGTGATTGGGTAAATAAAGTTTACAGTGCGATCGCCGAAACTATCGATGTTCGTGCCCAAGAATACATCCAAAGTCATAGCGAAAGTGGCAAAAAAGTAACAGTCTGTGGCTCTATTCTCTTCGATCGCGATCGCAAAATTATCGTGAAGAGTAAAACTGCTGGTCTGTTGATGGGAAAATTATGTTAA
- the guaA gene encoding glutamine-hydrolyzing GMP synthase — MNTAVTLPTEQAPQTLETFGRLDRQLIVILDFGSQYSELIARRIRETQVYSEVLSYRTTSEHLRQLNPKGIILSGGPSSVYGDNAPHCDPEIWNLGIPILGVCYGMQLMVNQLGGEVAKADRGEYGKASLYIDDPTDLLTNVEDGTTMWMSHGDSVIQMPSGFELLAHTENTPCAAIADHEKKLYGVQFHPEVVHSLGGIALIRNFVYHICDCEPTWTTAAFVEEAIREIRARVGDKRVLLALSGGVDSSTLAFLLYKAIGEQLTCVFIDQGFMRKYEPERLVKLFQEQFHIPVEYVNARDRFLAKVAGITDPEEKRRRIGHEFISVFEETSKRLGHFDYLAQGTLYPDVIESADTNVDPQSGERVAVKIKSHHNVGGLPKDLRFKLVEPLRKLFKDEVRKLGRSIGLPEEIVQRQPFPGPGLAIRILGEVTSERLNILRDADLIVRQEINQRGMYHDFWQAFAVLLPIRSVGVMGDQRTYAYPIVLRIVTSEDGMTADWARVPYDVLEVISTRIVNEVKGVNRVVYDITSKPPGTIEWE; from the coding sequence ATGAATACAGCGGTGACTCTACCAACAGAACAAGCGCCCCAAACATTGGAAACTTTTGGGCGGCTTGATCGCCAATTGATTGTAATTCTGGATTTTGGCTCTCAATATTCTGAGCTGATTGCCCGTCGCATCCGCGAAACTCAAGTATACTCCGAAGTTTTATCCTATCGCACTACTTCTGAACATTTGCGCCAACTCAATCCCAAGGGAATCATCCTCTCAGGTGGTCCAAGTTCAGTTTATGGTGATAATGCTCCCCATTGTGACCCAGAAATATGGAATTTGGGAATACCCATTTTGGGTGTTTGCTATGGGATGCAGTTGATGGTAAACCAACTTGGTGGGGAAGTGGCAAAGGCCGATCGAGGTGAATACGGTAAAGCCTCATTATATATTGATGATCCCACAGATTTGCTTACTAATGTTGAAGATGGCACTACCATGTGGATGAGTCATGGAGACTCAGTTATCCAAATGCCATCAGGGTTTGAATTGCTAGCACATACAGAAAATACTCCCTGTGCTGCTATTGCTGACCACGAAAAGAAGCTTTACGGCGTTCAGTTCCATCCAGAGGTGGTACATTCTCTTGGTGGTATAGCATTAATCCGTAATTTTGTCTACCATATCTGCGATTGCGAACCTACTTGGACAACAGCGGCTTTTGTAGAAGAGGCAATTCGAGAAATTCGCGCCAGAGTTGGCGATAAGCGGGTGCTGTTAGCGCTGTCTGGTGGAGTGGATTCTTCTACCTTGGCTTTCTTGCTATACAAAGCAATTGGCGAGCAACTGACTTGTGTGTTTATCGATCAAGGCTTTATGCGGAAATATGAGCCAGAGCGATTGGTAAAGCTGTTTCAAGAGCAGTTTCACATTCCTGTTGAATATGTTAACGCCCGCGATCGCTTTTTGGCTAAAGTTGCTGGGATTACAGATCCTGAAGAAAAACGCCGCCGCATCGGACACGAATTTATCAGTGTATTTGAGGAAACATCCAAGCGCCTCGGTCACTTTGACTATCTAGCTCAAGGAACTCTTTATCCAGATGTGATTGAATCTGCGGACACCAACGTTGATCCCCAAAGTGGTGAGCGGGTAGCGGTGAAAATTAAGAGTCATCACAATGTTGGCGGTTTGCCCAAAGACCTAAGATTTAAATTAGTGGAACCACTGCGGAAACTATTTAAAGATGAAGTCCGTAAACTTGGACGTTCCATTGGTTTACCAGAAGAAATTGTTCAACGGCAACCTTTTCCTGGGCCTGGTTTAGCAATTCGTATTCTGGGGGAAGTTACATCTGAGCGGTTAAATATTTTGCGCGATGCCGATTTGATTGTGCGGCAAGAAATTAACCAACGCGGTATGTATCATGATTTCTGGCAAGCATTTGCTGTATTGCTGCCAATTCGTAGTGTTGGCGTTATGGGAGATCAACGTACTTACGCCTACCCCATTGTTTTGCGGATTGTTACCAGTGAAGATGGCATGACTGCTGATTGGGCGAGAGTGCCTTATGATGTCCTGGAAG